A single region of the Salvia miltiorrhiza cultivar Shanhuang (shh) chromosome 8, IMPLAD_Smil_shh, whole genome shotgun sequence genome encodes:
- the LOC130997994 gene encoding uncharacterized protein LOC130997994, producing the protein MFPIAWAACEVENEEYWSWFMKLLLHDLEVGDGSDYTFISDQQKGLENAVKEIAPNAEHRNCSRHIYMNWKKSHKGGTLKNIFLRACRSIYVEKYNTHLLEMKRESIDAFEDFVSRDTSRFCKAFISTTMKSDMIDNNISETFNGYILNARGKHVIHMLEEIRSNLMVRQVKKRDQMLSVTDTICPNIRKKLEKHRQKISDCVARPSLDSKFEVSHFEDRYYGFMNFSLQFLNLLNIEFFVYRFVVDINANSCTCRYWDLTGIPCIHAVSALHWMGRDPVEMVHDYYSVSRFLKAYESGLVPIRGESMWPEVEGFKVKPPAVRRMPGRPKKKRIRSANEREGRNPTQLSRGGMIMTCRRCGDAGHNKRNCQNMFLDKPPAPKNKVGRPRKVREEGTPSTSTSTTPNTSTTTTGRGAGRAGRSTGRGGGRAGRSSGRGGGNDVFFKERNFARAGAGLYISERTRNQYLSAPNSRDVRVIQTRSKASIPSTDIQP; encoded by the exons ATGTTCCCAATTGCATGGGCTGCATGTGAAGTTGAAAACGAGGAGTATTGGAGCTGGTTCATGAAGCTTCTGCTGCATGACTTGGAAGTTGGAGATGGTTCAGATTATACATTCATATCTGACCAACAAAAA GGTTTGGAGAATGCTGTGAAGGAGATAGCTCCCAATGCAGAACATAGGAATTGTTCTAGACACATCTACATGAACTGGAAGAAGTCCCACAAAGGTGGTACGTTGAAAAACATCTTTCTGAGAGCTTGTAGGAGCATTTATGTGGAGAAGTATAACACTCATCTACTGGAGATGAAAAGAGAAAGCATTGATGCATTTGAAGACTTTGTGTCTAGGGACACAAGCAGGTTCTGTAAAGCATTCATCTCGACTACTATGAAGTCAGACATGATAGACAACAACATCTCGGAGACCTTTAACGGGTATATTTTAAATGCAAGAGGGAAGCATGTCATACACATGCTTGAAGAGATCAGGAGCAACCTCATGGTGAGACAAGTCAAAAAGAGGGATCAAATGTTGAGTGTAACAGACACTATATGCCCAAACATAAGGAAAAAGCTTGAGAAGCATAGACAGAAGATTTCTGATTGTGTTGCCAGGCCTTCACTTGATTCCAAGTTTGAAGTTTCTCACTTCGAAGACAGGTATTATGGCTTCATGAACTTCTCCTTGCAATTTCtgaatttattaaatattgaattttttgtGTACAGGTTTGTGGTAGATATCAATGCCAATAGCTGCACCTGTAGATATTGGGACCTCACTGGAATCCCATGCATCCATGCTGTCAGTGCACTGCATTGGATGGGAAGGGACCCAGTGGAGATGGTACATGATTATTACAGTGTGTCTAGGTTTTTGAAGGCTTATGAAAGTGGTCTGGTGCCCATAAGAGGTGAAAGCATGTGGCCTGAAGTGGAGGGATTTAAGGTGAAACCTCCAGCAGTAAGGAGAATGCCTGGGAGGCCCAAGAAAAAGAGAATCAGATCAGCAAATGAGAGGGAAGGTAGGAATCCAACTCAACTGTCAAGAGGGGGGATGATCATGACATGTAGGAGGTGTGGGGATGCAGGCCACAACAAGAGGAATTGTCAAAATATGTTCCTTGATAAACCTCCTGCTCCTAAG AACAAGGTTGGTAGACCTCGTAAGGTGAGAGAAGAAGGCACTCCAAGCACTTCTACAAGTACCACTCCAAACACTTCTACAACTACTACTGGAAGAGGGGCTGGAAGAGCTGGGAGAAGCACTGGAAGAGGGGGTGGAAGAGCTGGCAGATCCTCTGGAAGAGGTGGAGGAAATGATGTTTTCTTCAAAGAGAGGAACTTTGCAAGAGCAGGGGCTGGTCTGTATATCAGTGAGAGGACAAGAAATCAATACCTAAGTGCCCCAAATTCAAGAGATGTTAGAGTGATCCAAACAAGGAGCAAGGCCTCAATCCCATCAACTGACATTCAACCATGA